GGCATTTGCAGTTAGCAATCCGGGGTGATGAAGAGCTAGACACCCTTATAAAAGGAACCATAGCTGGTGGTGGTGTGATCCCTCACATCCACAAGTCGCTTATCAACAAATCCTCCAAGGAATAATGCTATTTCAGTTCATTGTACTGAATCCATGGGATGTACTGCTGTGTTGTGTATACATTGGGTGATAATTGGCCCCCGGTCCATCTTCGATTGGATTATAGCTGGTTTCCTTTTGGTAGTAACCGAACAATGTAGGTTTCGTTTGTGACAATTTGCAAGTTGTTAGACAATCCTCTAGGTCGAACAGAGAGTTGCTAGAATGTATTTCCGATTACTATCCTGTTCGTTTTTACTCTAATTTATGTTCATGTTTTGTCACGGTTTAAAATAGGTTAAACGAAAGAATGTTTGAGGATATGCCTGTTTTATTTCTCAGCTTCTCTGAGTTAAGAGCACTGCTAAGAGCTCTTGCTGTTTTGCTTGTTGAGAATTTTACAATGATGTTTCATCTATACCTGGCATTCTGATGCACCCTTGGTGTTTGGAGTACAAATTGCAAGTTCCCATGTTTCTTCTAAAACGAGTACCATGAATCCACAAAAATTTGATCGCTTATACTTTCAATGTCTTGGTAATGGGTAACCGagttttcaaaaattcataCAATTCGAATTTCAAGCCATCATCAGAGCAAACATCGTTGTCCCAGTGTTGTATgatcttctttcaatttttatgataattggCAACCAGAACAGAACATTGTGATAAAAACAATCATGTCTGGGACGAGAAGGTGAATATAATGCCATAGTAGATTTCTAAAAACGGGAGCTAGAACAACACGAGCAATGTCAGAAAGGAAAAGCATCAACTGCAACAAATAGGATGAATGAATTGCTTTCTGCTCAACGGAGGATAGCCTAGTTTCAAGTCACGACCAAACAACTTATACTAGTAAGTCAGAGTTCATAACTCTCTAATCACTCTCTAATAAATCTGCTGCAAAAGCAAAAATACATGAGAAAGGCTTCATAACTCGATGATTGCTGTTACCATCACGGAAACATACCCCTGCCAACCAATGGAACTGTTGCATCTACTGTATGGCTGAAAACTTTGGAACATCAACTGGGAACTGGTGGATCTCATCCATCCATGGGTTTTTCTCCTTGGCTGGGTTTATGGTCCTCAGAGCCTTCCAGACAGCACTGTTACACTTGAACCCAGACCCAAAAGCGATCTGCCATGTTCTGTCTCCCTTCTTTATCCTCCCTTTGGCTTCTGAATAAGCCAATTCATACCAAAGAGAGCTGCTTGAAGTGTTGCCAAATCGATAGAGTGTCATCCTGGAAGGTTCCATATGCCAATCTGAAAGCTGTAGGTTTTTTTCCAATTCATCCAGCACCGCTCTCCCCCCAGCATGAATGCAGAAATGCTCAAACGCCAATTTAAAATCCGGGATGTATGGCTTTAACTTCATCTTAAAGAGTTTTTTCCCCACCAATGTGGCAAAAAAGAGCAGCTGTTCAGACATGGGCAAAACAAGAGGGCCAAGGGTAGTGATATTAGTCTTTAAAGTATTCCCTGCAACTGCCATCAAGTCCTtcgataaagaaaccccaaccTTTCCAGTAGAATCCTCTTGTTGAGTAACACAGGAGAAACACTTATCATCAGCGCCCTTATTTGTTCTAACAGTATGAACCAATTGGTACTTAGAACGCCACCAGTCAGATCTTTTATTTGAAAGCAAAACAGCTGCCCCTCCCATTCTAAACAAGCAATTTGAGAGAAGCATTGACCTATCATTCCCAAAATACCAATTCAAGGTGATGTTCTCCATGCTAATAACCAAAGCATAAGAGTTAGGATGCGCTTGAAGGAGATGTTTGGCAAGATCAATCGATATCAAACCAGCACTACAACCCATACCACCAAGATTATAACTAAGAATATTCCCCCTTAGCTTATAATGGTTGATCACCATGGCGGACAAGGATGGTGTTGGGTTAAACAAGCTGCAATTCACAATCAGAATTCCAATATCTTTCGGTTTCACAGATGTCTTCTTAAGCAGCTCATCGATTGCACCAAACATTACAGCCTCAGCTTCCTTCCTTGCTTCAGCCATGCACGGATTTGGAGGGACTCTCAAGACAGCCTCGGGGAGATAAGTCGACTCCCCAAGACCAGACCTCTCAAGAATTTTCCTTTGGAACTCCATGCTCTCCTCAGTGAAAACACCTGTTAACTTCGATCTATCCATAAAAATCTTCCTAGTACATTCCCTAGAATCATCAGGCTTATAGCATGAAAAATTCACTAGGTAAACAGGGCGAGGTCGGGTAAGGAAATAAAGGGTCAACAAAAACACGAGGAGGGTCGAACAGAGGATCACGGATATGAGATTGAATTTAAGATGGTACCAAAGATCATGTAGATCTTGGATCGAGAATGTAGATAGCTGTGCCGCAATAACGACGGCAATAGGTGATAAAAACAGGAACATCCCATGAGTAATAAGGTAATGATAGCCAAGTTTCACATATTTCAACTTCACTGATTGCTTGAAATCAGGGAGTTTTCTCAAAGATGATGGCTGGATCAAGGGTttagtttgatttgattcaGACATTGTTGCTTGATTCGTTGATCAACAAAGGTGGCCAAAATCAGAAGTATCCTACGATAGGAATTGGAATCTTTGAGGATTTTCAAAAGCCGACAGGAAAGGGGCTTAAACCCCAAATATGCTTTAAGGATCAATACAGAAGATCAAAACAGAAACTTTTGCATCAGACTCAGGCAATGCAAAAGCAAGAAGTCAAAGAACCTTAACACCCCTGCAAAATAAGACAAATCCCATCACCAAACTACATCACTACATCATTTACATTCTCAAAATCACAAAAATGCTCAATCTTGTTGACATAAAAGAGATCTACATGAAGTCTTTTTATCACCAACAGAAATGATAAacgacaaaaaaagaagaaagcaaatATATGCCATTTCAAGCCGCACGAAATGACCAAATACATAAATGTTACTTATAAAGTACGATCAAGAAGGAAAAACTGACCTTGAATGAGAAATCTGAAGAGAAATGGATACCCTATCTCATCTGAAAAACCAAAGGACATGAGTGAGGGAAACCTGAAAGCACTTTCGTGTCTTGTAAAAATCAGACTTTTGTGCTTTTGTTTGTGTTGTGCTCGTGCTTTTGAGGTGTCGTGCGGCAAAACATTGTTGCAAGTGGTGGGTCCTGTCTTCTCTTCCGGAGGCATTCCAGTTGTCTTAGATGGCCAATAAAATGCTGAAACGTTGTGAAATCGTCCCAATTTAACGGTCAAGAAAAGCTATTTTTGAAATGTCTCGTCTACATGACGTGCTCTCCATTCACGAAAGTTACGTAAGTATGGGGATGCTGCTACCACGATACTTAAAtatctttctttaattattttttttcgttattttgatatattaatataaaaaataaaaataaaatttaaatttattttcaaacaaaaaataatttaaaaaataatcactattaacttaaattaataaaaaaaagttttaaaactctaaaattatgtatttttaaaaaatatttcttttctaaattaatGGATTttgggtttatatatataattttacttaACACCCTTGGTTTTTAAACGATGTTACTTTAAGAGTTAATCCTCACTCAAGGTCAGGTCGATCAGGTCATCAGCCACGTGCCTTTGTGCGGCAAAGGGAGAGTGGCTTAGCTTAGCTAGCAGACAAGAAACAGGGAGCAATGAGCTGTTTGCCTGAAATTAATTGCCTGCAACCATTCTTTGCTGACCAGTTGACATGGTTGCCAaaactcaaggagcttgctaaAAATGGATCCTGACATGCGTGCTCACTGGTGTCCACAAACAAGATAATCCATTTTCCAACTTAGATTTCAAATCGGTCCAGCAGGCTGATAAAGTAACCTGCTAACCTGGGATCCAACCCAGGACGGCTTGGTTAACCCGACCGAGATCCCttcaaagaatattttttaaattctcattGCAAAATTAATACCTAAAAGGATAATCAGGTATCATCTAAAAGGAAAAACCAAGAGAAAGGCCTTGAACCAGTAGAACTCTCGGTTTGCTCTATCAGTGGATTATCAGGGTTTCATGTACGGATGTTATGCTCCaaaaattgcataaatattctAGCATGTTAGAAACACTTGAACTGAGAAGCTGCTGGTATCATCTTCTGTTCTTCTTCTTGAATCTTCCATCTTTCTTGcatgtatttatcaatttcttCCTCGTCCTCGTCTCCTCTGCCCTTCCTTTTCTTACCTCCAGGTTCTTTAATTTGCTATGGAAGTTAAACAACAGATCATGACCAGAAATTCAGAACATGATACAGCAaccaaaataagataattaacaAAGCCAATGGCAAGACTTGTAACGATAATTGGTGTTTTATGACAGACTAGTGAACCAAAGAGACAAGATCAGAATCAGAAGTTCAACCAGGGTTAAATTGAGGAATTCgtttaaatatatgaaaattacagGATTTTTTACATAGAGAACAAAACTAATAACAATAACcaattttatatatgaaaattttttgtGTGTAATAGCCGACTGGGTGATCAAACCAGGAACGGGTTAAGGACCCAAAGATCAACTATGGTTGAATTGAGGCTGAGCTAGTTGTTGCattaattatgtaaaataaatacttgaagattagagaattaaaattttagaggatAAATATACAAGAAATGTGTAAAATTTGTGTCAATTGTAGgagtttttatcatttaacaaccAAACAAACGTAATGTGTTctgtaactaaaaaaattcttagaatTATCTGAAAGTACAACTTCGGAAAAATCCAActtcaaaatagatttttgacCTCCTCTATTGGTTCTCGACTGGATTTGAGTGGTGGTTAGACCATTTTGAAGTTTATACTACATATGAACACCTAAGTAACTACCAGAAAGCCTAACGGCAGCATTTGAACCTCCAATAAAGTAGATGCTGACAAATGAAGAACTTTTGAAACAATACCAGCAACTCCATTACCATTGCAGGCTtatctttcatcttttttactTCCACATCTAGTATAACAAAGATAAAtcctataatgatattttaaatacctTCTGTGAAATTCTTTTGGCTTCTGTGACACGCTCCAGCAATAGCATGATTTCCTCTTGATGAGGACGAATATCCGACATCCTAATGCCTGAAACATAGTATACAGCTCAGTACATAAAACACACTGCTTTCAAGAGCCTCAACGAATGTTCAACCCACCAATGAGATTCTCTATTTGTTTAAACCACccaatttcattttgattaaCTAGTGATATTGCCAACCCAGATCTTCCTGCACGAGCAGTTCTCCCAACACGATGAATATAATCCTGCAAACCACAGAAAATCAGAAGAGGAAAAGTTAAAATAAGCAAAATACCCTCACACAACCAAACAAGTTCCTTGTCATCTAAAGGAACAGCAATGTTTGGCATATATTACACTTCCAAGTTCATACTTATAATTACAAACTAGGAATTGCAAGAATGTTGGACGAAGAAGTGAGAATGCAGGGTAAAATACCAGGAtaagaaaaggagaaacaaTTAACCACAGTTCAAAACTCCACATGAGggagaaaaataagcatatgcAGCTCTGAGATCCAAGGCAGCACCCCTTCCTCTCCTTTGGGagtaatttttcatttatgtaaataaagcATTGAGAATGACACACTCAGTTTTGAAGTTGTAGAAATTAATCCAGATTTTTCAGAAAGAGGAAAAGGCAATGTATATGCATACAAATGAATATACATGTATTTCTACTTCTGGATTATGGATTTTTGGGCCATCTCTCGTGCAATAAAAACAGGCTAAATTGTTTTACTGTAGCAACCTAGGGCCACTCCAAGACTGAAATATTAAACCTAATTCTTGTTTCCCAATTAGTCAGCCTCCAATTTATCTAGGGATAGCACTAACCGATAGGAAAATTGACAAATTAGATAGAAAAGAATCATCAGCTACAGTCAGGCAAGAGTACTTAAGACTCTGACAAAGGTAAGAAGAAGGTTCAAATTATGGTATCCTTGGTCTACTCCAGCATGAAGACACAGGAAAATAGTAGGCTACCTTAGAGTTGGTGGGGATATCATAATTAACAACCATATCCACAGATGGAATATCAAGTCCTCTACTTGCGACATCAGTGCATATGAGAATATTGCACTCGCCAGCTTTGAACTTGTTTAAGGCTCCAAGCCTCTTAGactgtaaaaaaatattccacTGACAAAGTGAGAGACAATTTCTAACGAACAATAAAACCGAGGCAACAAAAGCAAGAAGATcgaaagaaaacaataataaaaaaatataaggcaaaatcaagaaaaaaaaaacttggatttaATAAGTTTTACCTGACTCATGTGGCCATTAATGGGGATGGCCCTTAGACCAAGATTTCGAAGAACCAAAGCCAAAAAATGAGTTGCATCACATGTCCGTGTGAAAACCATGGTAGAAGCTCCAGATTTCAGAGTCAGAGCATGTACAAGATAGCATTCCTGCAGGCATAAATAATGCAAATCAGCTTAAGAGAGACATTAACTGcgaaaggaaaaggaatggCAGCAGTGTCTTCTTGTTGAGCTTTATTGGAGTACAAGACCCAACAATTATTATCTCTATTGTTTTATGCATAACAGAGACCTGGAGTCCCATTAAGTACTTATTCTTTATCACCACTACAGTGAATGCTTGATAAGACAGATCTTAAACATGCGAGACTTGCTCGATCAAGATAATGGGATTAAGCAATACTCTTTTCTATCAGTTCTGCTGTGTGCTTTACGTTCATGGTATAGTACAACTTGGATGGAAACTTTTCATTGACCTCACATAGCTTAAAAGCATTCACCCATTACAGATTGACAGATTCAATCTCACGATAAATAAACCACAAAAGAATTTTGCAATtgactattttaaaaaacacaattactaAGATGAGGATTATTTCTTACACCATACAAGATGCTTCATTACCTATGTTtaacagaaaatcaaaatgtttaATCAGATCCTGAAACGTTCCCCTAGCTGAtcagaaagaaataaaagttcACCTATAGTTTATCACACAAAATTAAGTGTGCAAGATAAATTCGAAAACAGACACACTAATGACCTGGTTTGTTCTTTTATAAGGTCCTAGGAAACAATCACTTTTAGAAAGAGAAGAGTATACCAGAATACCAAGGAGAATAATGACAATGCATAGCCTTGTCAGGAAATCTAAGCTGCAGCAAATTTTGTAGTATTAATCTTGTGATGAACACTATACTAAAATATCAACTTTGGAAGTCACCTTAGATTTCTGGATAAATCATCTACAGGATAAGTAGAGCATTTGGGGCTGGGGAAGGATTCAGAAGAAaggattttcaaaacaattctCCCAACCGGTCAGAAGATCATATTCTACTATCAAATAGAGCATTTGAGGTTCAAGAATGATGTTAAGGAAATTAGTTTTTGTAGTTATGGAAGGATATGGAAGAAAGGTTTAGAAGATAAATCAATTGACTGATCAGAAGACCACATACTACAATCAGATCTTGCAGTAAAGGACATGGATAAGAATGGGAAAGAGCAACAAGATGTGTGTTCATTATGGATATTGAGAAAAGAGCATTACCTcctttttagaagaaaaacttaataaaacatGAATGACAGGATCCACACACACTTTTCAAAACCATTAACCTGGTTTTCATCATCTGCCTTGTATAAACACAATTTAAAGGTTCATTCCAAAATTACTTGTTTGCTTAGAATAAATTCCCCTATCAGTATAATCAATTTTGGATTTCCCTTTTTGTTCTGCCAATCACCATTACACACTTGTATACTTCAACACCTAGtccttttgtaaaatattttcaaagataTGCACCAATAGGAAAAGAAGAAACCTTGTACTTAGCAGGACAAAACAGAAGTTGCTGCCTCAATGTCTCGACAACAGAATATTTGGATGCCACTTCTATCTGAAATGATTGAAATTGCAATTTGTGCTAGCAGTTAGGgaaaaaaaggcaaagaataAATACAACAGATGAAAATCATATCGCCTCACCTTCACAGGATTTCTTAAACAAGCCCTTTGGAGCTTTCGAACCTGAAAACCAAGAGAACAATTTGTTCAATTGTTGAATGCCAtctaatttatcttttcttcattttcctttcaACCTCTATGGAATAGGCCTCAGTTTCTAGCATTTGAATGTACGGTAAATATAATTCATTTCTAACTGTAAAACAGCTCTTTTCTTCTACAATCaatctatatttcttttattgcaAATATTTGGAAgtcatttaaaaattcaaaattccaGATAAAGATATCAGCCACAGTTATTTATGAAACCTCATGCTTATTGTCCAGCCAAGCGCCTACTTGTGCCAGCATGAGAATCCAGCTTGAGAGTCATCTTTACAGAGAAATATTGAATTTCTGCCCTTTAAAGCCATACTAAACTACTGTAATCAGCTTTTAATAGTTTCTAGAAAATTGTCAATCTTATTTCATTCATTTGCAAGGAATCCATTAATACTTTATGGGAAACAAAAACACCATGCAGATTTAAATGTCAATTATCATTTCAATGCATATGGTTCAACCTTCTTTGTCATAGTTGcagaaaataaatatgttttccgATCCCGTGGAATAACAGTTAGAATTTCATCCAGTGATTTCTCAAACTCTTCATTTAGCAACCTGTCTGCCTCATCCAAGATCTGTCAAATGTGGCACAcgacacataaaaaaaaattagtattcaAGGTACCAAGGATAATAGGTAACATGAACATTTTCACTTTTAGCATTTTTAGACAGATTAACACTTCCAATACAGCAAGGCATCAACTGGGAAGCAGCGCTTTCACATGAGTCTATCACAAACTATCAtcaaccttctcaaggttttgCTAAAATGGAGACACTAATTgatgcaaccaagaaaaaagagaattaagaattctttaattctatttttttttccagaaaaaagttttttataaagGAATTCTAGTTTACCTGGGAGTCTTATAACATTTACTAATCatagtatatatttttatttattttttattttgtttgatgacAGATGAGAGCAAGGTTATACGTTACTGATTAGAGAAAGACCAGCAACCAAGGCATCGAGTAGATGGCACTATGAAATTGGAACAGAAATACAAAGAGCAAGATCGAAAGGTTGAAGGAAAATGGGACGAAAGTCATGACCATGCAAGTGACGTGACCACCTATTTCCACTCCTTGCTTAGCCAATGAGCCTTCAAAGTAATTTACTTCTTGCCTCGCATGTTGGAAGATTGAACTAGAAAATGACAGACAAAGGGAGATACTATTGAAGCATATCAGAGTGTCCATGGTGGATTACTATTGGAGTAAAATGTACTAGGACCTCCTGTATTATTGATCAAAGCACAAAGAGTCTCTAAATAAATTGTTCAGCACTAACAGCCCCTAAACAAAAATAGGGATAAAAACTACTACTCCTATCAAGTAAAGTTAGGTTTccatccaatttttttaaagtaaaacgTGTCAAGCCCCCTATACAATCGGTCAAAGCACAAATAGTCCCTAAACAAATTATTCAACACCAACTGGATCCTTCTTTAAGTGGACTAGGGTGCCATGTGCTagacatttgattttatttaaaccaAATTGGATGGAAACCTGACTCCATTTGACAGAAGGACTAGTTTCTAATCCCAATTTTGTTAAGGGATTGCTTGCACTGAAATATTTGTTCAGGGCCTCTTTGTGCTTTGACTAATAGTAAAGGGCCCGGGTACATTTTGCTCTTACTTTTATTTAGGTATTAGAAGTTTTTATTCCTATTTGAATTTGTATTTCCTACTTAGTTTAGAAGAGACTACAAAAGGAGGACATATTCATGTAATACTTAAGACTTCTTAATTATGAGCTATTTTGGTCTAGCTTGAAGGCTGTAAACCTTGaggctctctctcttttaaagttttactttcGAATCAAAGCAGCAGGGTGGTTAGGTTTTTCCACCCATTAACTTATTTAGCTTTGCTGAAGATATTAGTAACATAGTTATGCTTCCGTATGGATCTCGATTCAGTATATTtcattcaagaaattaaaatatgaagGAAACTAACATGCATCTCATGAAGCATGATTGATGCCAAAAATAAACCTAGATGCATAAACATTTTTCCAATGCATGTTAGTACACATGCATAACTATGTATGTAGCAGTTGTAATGTGCAGAATCAATTGGAGAATAGCTGAATGCGAGCGTAGTTTcttgagaaaataattttgtgCACCATAACATTACAGAGATCATACCAGGTATTTCAGTGTACGGAGAGAAAATCCTTTTGTATTCGACAAATGATCCAAAAGGCGACCAGGTGTACCAACCTACAAAAGATGTACATCACTCAATTCATAAAATGCACCATCAGCAATTCCATTTTCACTTGCATTCAAGAAACACTAGAAATTTAGAGTTTCCATGCACAAATAATCATGTGAACAGAGACAAGCACAGCCATGGTACAATAACTTGCTAACTATGCGTAGGTGTGTCTATTTAtacttagagagagagagagagtttagaGTTTGCAAGCTGTTTAAAAATCAAGCATGCCTTgactaaaaatcaagttttttaagcataaaaaaagaaacgtGCGAAGATAATATAACAAGCACATGACCGCACTATCCCCATGCCTTCACGTCACCCTGAAACAAACAGAATGTTAGCCATTGGCCATGTGTTcacttattataaaaaaacagcactatagtttaataatttaaaattcaaacagAGAACAGTAATGTATTTAAATGATTGCCATAAACACGGGAAACTCATAACATCACTCTTTCTCAGTTCAGAATTCAAAACCTAAGCATTCTCAAATCTTAGCTCCTTTTAATGGGCACCAATCTCACACAAACAAGCCAACCTCTTCTTTTGCAACTTAAGAAAAGTCAAGAGTATTATCATGCCTGCAAAATAAACACTTACAACAATATGAGGCCGCTTTGCAAGGGCAATTGTCTGTAGCCCCATATCCACCCCTCCAACAAGCTgttaaaagagaagaagaagaaaaagatagtTACCCCGCAAAATTTGACACAATAAAGTACATGAAAGACCCAAAACAGAGGGAATTGGAAACTTACAACAGCACATCTCAACCCGATGTCGGACCCTAAAGCTTCAAACTGTTCAGCTATCTGAATTGCCAGCTCCCTACAAGAAAcatgaaatataataataatgcagaactgaaaaagttaaaaactcGTTTGTTTCTTGGAAGATGTAGGAGATAACCTGGTAGGGGAGAGGACGCAAGCGTAGAAGACTGGAGCAGAAGTAACTGAAGATTGAAGAAGGGCTTGGAGTGTTGGAAGAGCAAAAGCAGCTGTTTTTCCAGAACCAGTTTGTGCAAGAGCAATTAAGTCTTTGCCTTGAAGAGCATGAGGGATGGCTTCTACTTGAATTTTTGTAGGGTTTTTCCATCCTAATCTTGCACACGCTTCCACCAATTGTTCGCACATCCCCAAATCCGCAAACGTCTTTACCGCCTCCTCTGTTTCTCCGGCCATCACAGTGGAAAAAACGGTGAGCTGCTGAATTGATTgctagggttttttctttttatgatctGATCACAGCAGACACTGGAGTACAGACTGGGAGGGAGGGT
The Populus nigra chromosome 3, ddPopNigr1.1, whole genome shotgun sequence genome window above contains:
- the LOC133689544 gene encoding 3-ketoacyl-CoA synthase 11, whose product is MSESNQTKPLIQPSSLRKLPDFKQSVKLKYVKLGYHYLITHGMFLFLSPIAVVIAAQLSTFSIQDLHDLWYHLKFNLISVILCSTLLVFLLTLYFLTRPRPVYLVNFSCYKPDDSRECTRKIFMDRSKLTGVFTEESMEFQRKILERSGLGESTYLPEAVLRVPPNPCMAEARKEAEAVMFGAIDELLKKTSVKPKDIGILIVNCSLFNPTPSLSAMVINHYKLRGNILSYNLGGMGCSAGLISIDLAKHLLQAHPNSYALVISMENITLNWYFGNDRSMLLSNCLFRMGGAAVLLSNKRSDWWRSKYQLVHTVRTNKGADDKCFSCVTQQEDSTGKVGVSLSKDLMAVAGNTLKTNITTLGPLVLPMSEQLLFFATLVGKKLFKMKLKPYIPDFKLAFEHFCIHAGGRAVLDELEKNLQLSDWHMEPSRMTLYRFGNTSSSSLWYELAYSEAKGRIKKGDRTWQIAFGSGFKCNSAVWKALRTINPAKEKNPWMDEIHQFPVDVPKFSAIQ
- the LOC133688696 gene encoding DEAD-box ATP-dependent RNA helicase 10-like, giving the protein MAGETEEAVKTFADLGMCEQLVEACARLGWKNPTKIQVEAIPHALQGKDLIALAQTGSGKTAAFALPTLQALLQSSVTSAPVFYACVLSPTRELAIQIAEQFEALGSDIGLRCAVLVGGVDMGLQTIALAKRPHIVVGTPGRLLDHLSNTKGFSLRTLKYLILDEADRLLNEEFEKSLDEILTVIPRDRKTYLFSATMTKKVRKLQRACLRNPVKIEVASKYSVVETLRQQLLFCPAKYKECYLVHALTLKSGASTMVFTRTCDATHFLALVLRNLGLRAIPINGHMSQSKRLGALNKFKAGECNILICTDVASRGLDIPSVDMVVNYDIPTNSKDYIHRVGRTARAGRSGLAISLVNQNEIGWFKQIENLIGIRMSDIRPHQEEIMLLLERVTEAKRISQKQIKEPGGKKRKGRGDEDEEEIDKYMQERWKIQEEEQKMIPAASQFKCF